From the genome of Plectropomus leopardus isolate mb chromosome 9, YSFRI_Pleo_2.0, whole genome shotgun sequence:
AGATCTCTATCTATGGTTGAATACTGAGATGATCTGGTATCAAAGGTACAATATATTCCAGGAAGCTGGAACAGGCTCTTGAACCCAGCTCAGGCCTATTATGGTCCACCCACCATTTCAGTTGCTTCCTCATAGAGGTGTCTACCCATGACCGGGATCAATTTGTCTTACCCCAATGCTCGACTGAACCACGAGGGGGAGGTAATGACAAATCTGTCCCAGTATCAGTGGTGAAAGAACCGAAGATCTCCGCAGTGCATCACACGTATTGTTTCTTCTGGGCCTGTGAGGCGAGGTCTTTGGCTTTCTCCTTAGCTGCCAGTGCTGTCTCTCTTGCTCGCTCTGTAGCAGTTTCTGCTAAGGTTCTTGATGGAGTTTCACCtgcaaaagtcataaaatatatCGGTTACAATAAAGGctgaaacatttcttatttttacatagTTCTGGAAAACCTTTACTATGGCTTCATAGACCTGAGTTATGTAACAAACAACAGGACAAATGTATGACATTTCAATCATTCATGGAATTTGCACTGACTTTCGACTTGTCTGTGTGTCAGTTACAGGGATTTTACCAACAACACATCGACAGCGCTTTGACAGGATGCAGGTGGTGGTAGATAGActtaaaatatcaaagaaaaaaacccaaaacattttttcttatattatCAATGCCTGTACTTTACACTCCTTACTTTGCTCTCAACTTTCACAATAGTGACTGCAAATTTATGAAATGTCTACATCTTTGGGCATTTCAGATTTTAACACATATTTAACAACATGTCATCTTATCATTGCAAATCATATAATTAAGCTAGTAAGCGAGTAGCTTTACTTTcagtttcaaaatgaaaaatgattttacaagCATGTCCTCGTTACAACCAAACTACATATCGtaactttataataaaacaaaagtgtcatcttccttctttttttttttacctttacagGCTCCCAACCTCTTTTTGTCATACCCCCTTTATGATTAGGGGTGTTAATTTACAAATTTCATCACGATACATTATCTTAATTCTCTGGACAACCATACAgtatttgcagattttacaAAGTCACCATATCGTTTCAATTAGATTTCATTCAGGGGCCTGTGTTTGATACGTGACCATATCAGTAAATATCTGTATTATCTTGCTCTTGAGCGCTTCCTATGGTTGCAGCAGTATAGCGGTTTTAAGGTATACCATGATATGAAAGTTGACAGTTATCATAccgtgtacatttgcttatgtacggtattaaaaaaagcaactggaCAGGTTTCAAGTATAGTAATAAAACTTTAGTTCACCAAGTctaacccttctgttttcatttcttaagGTTGTTCtgcataacaataataattgtgtaatactgtgaaattgcaatattttctgagactgCGAAATGTAATAACCTTGCAACCCACTTGCTTCTCATTACCTGCCTAGCACTATGCCGCTAttgctgtttaaatatttaggAAGAACCTGTGCTTGGACGGAAATGGTGACAGACGtgccatgggaatttcaaataaaagcatTTCTTCAGATGATGTACGTATCGATCATATTGGATCGTTGATCGATATGTTAATATATATCTAGAAAATATTCACCCCTATTTGAAAGCTGGATTAGACTGTGTTTGCTCATTGAGCATAACCCAGTTTTCCCTTTATTCCCCGTCAAACATTTGTCCATCTTGTACGTTACATCTACTGACCTGAATCCCATCAGCCTAGCTATAATCACATCACTTGAACTTCTTAATCATGTCCTTCTCATTGCAAATATTGTAACTTGTCACGGTAGGAAAAGCCAAAGTGGCACTACTATCAATGATGCCTTGAATTCAGCAATAATActcctttttcaaaaacagccgTAGACAGCGGTtactacaaaaatatattaaagctTGTACACCCAAAAACGGCTAGGGACTTCTAAACTATAACTCTCAAAATCCATTTAAATTGTAGTGTTACTTGCCATATGTCTCTATCAATGGTATCGTACCCTTTATAACCAATGATTAGACTGATGAAATAAGTGTCTTGGAACCATTTAGTAATTAGCGTTAAGGTAGTttaattttaggtttttttggtTAGTCTTAGGAGTTTTTTAGGTTGTAAATCTTAATCTATACACACAtactttttcttaaatctaCACAGCTCGTcagtaaatttattttaaagacgATTTACTTTGTGTCTGCACCTCTAATCACAAGCTTTAGATAGGTTATTAGGTTCTGCCTTCACACATCCTAATTATGTCTCATGagttgtttcttgtttcttttaactgtttttttggtaaataaatcaaactgaactgaatgaaATGCACTAATTGCAAACATTATTATTGCTGTCAATTTACCTTGCATTTTGGCCAGCACATATTCAAAGCCTTTCATGGTCTTCGTAACACTCGTCTTGAACCTTGCAAGACCAAATTCCTGGAAAGAGAAGACACAGAGTCACCAGTCAAAAATAAACCCACTTAGACAGAGAACAATGTGTCAACACCCTAAAACTCATATCATCACATATGCACTAACATCCCCTCTCAGAGTCTGACAACATAAAAAGACCACTCTGATTCTGTCATAAATAATTCAGCACCCTAAGTCTTGGCAGACAACTACAGCTACTCAGCTGTTGCATCTCACCACTGTGTATTATGTTACCAATTACAGAATGAAAGATAGGTGGGTCAGACTCcccacatcacttttcatggGCCGTTTTGTAGTGTGGTGCTCCACTTTACTCTACTGACCTGAATAGCTCTAGAGAGGCCATAGACATTGGAAGAGATCCAAgcttctctctttatctccGTCCAGCTGCCATTGTCGGGGTTAATGTGGTACTCGCACCGCTCTTCCACCGACtgggacagagagaaaaaaacaaacaaaagcaacatgAGGCCGTGTTATTACTCTGTGCAATGCTGAGTGCCTATGGAAGCAAACGCTGCGGTACCATGAGGCGAGCGTGGCTAATGTTCCATGTGAGGGTGGTCATGGTCCTTTTCTGAGGGTCCACAATAGAGTCCTCGATGATGTATGCTGAGCTGGCCATGTGCTTTGGAAGGTACCGCTCCATCCAGCGAGGCGCTCGGCTTGTTTTGGTCAACAGGCGTCTGGAAATGAGGCAGTTGGTTGGAGTAACCTCCCGGAAAATAATGTCCTCTGTCAAAACATGGTTACTGtaggagggaaggaaaaacttTGGATCAAGACAAACCAAAACCTCCGTGTGGGGCTTATAAATACTTCTGTCAATTAATTTCTTCAATTAAATCACATTGTTTAGTTTATATAATTtcacaaaatggaaataaattcACATGACACATTTACAAGCCAAAGTGACatcttgtatatatatatatatatataaaaatgtattttttctttttctttttccaaccaacagtccaaaacccaaaagatataaaattaaccattacagtaaaatataagAACCAAGACGAGCAACTATTTGCCCAGataaaagacttttaaagaaattaatggATTAAAGAAATAGTTGGCTATTTATTTACTGTCGACTgattaatcagttcattttattatttcatctaaagctgcaactaacaattgtTTTCACAATTGATTACTAGGATGACTGTTTCCTTAATTCATCAATTATTAATTTGTTctagaaaaatatcaaaaatactaGACAGTAAAAAATACCCATCACAATtatgtatatctatatatctatatatatctatcttgctgtctctctctctatatatatatagagagagatagTTTTACTTCAGTAGAAGTACAAAAGTGTTAGCAACAAAACCATATTTaagtattaaatgtaaaattacctCTAAAGTGACAGAATGGTATTACATGACATTATTACTGACACAGTGTcttatttataattttacagCTAACCATATGTTtaagatgtaaaaatgtaagCTTCAAAGTAACTAGCAAGAAAAATTGAGTTGAAGTTATAAAGTAccagaatataaaaaatactgtagtaATGCACCTCAACAGTATACCCAAGTAATCTGCTTAAGTAGaagggttttttggggagtttttccttatctgctGTAAGGatcaaggacagagggatgttgtgtGTTGTCAAGCCTTTCGAGGCTAATCGTGATTTGTGAGACTGGACTTTAAAgatcaaattaaaactgaattaaaatgactatttgtacaGCCCTTTGGGGCATGCTCTGTGATTGGGCTACAGTGAACTTTGACTTGTTTCATCTGTAAAGCACTTAGGGTTGCCTTTGGGAATGAAATCTACTATATAAGTACATTTACCTTGCCTTCCCTTGAGTAAATACACTTGGTTACTCTCCACCACTGCTTTATCAGTTCACACAGTCGAGACCAGTGGTTGTGACATAATTCCAACTATTTATGCAATGTAATTTGGATAAAGAAGTTTATTGAAGGAGCAGAGGTACAATACTATCCAGCCTGACCACCTCACTCCTCGTCCTCACCTGTAGGGATTCGGATATCGCTGCCAGAAAGCAACACAGACTTGGTCCCAGGTGCTTTTGAGCAAACCTGCGCAGCAGAAATACTTCACCATTGTGCCCCGTGTTTACTCTGGCAATAAGTTACCCTGTGGAGACACAGAACAAACGAGGCGTGTTAGTTTGCTGCGTTTATGCAAACAGCATTCAGACAACAGCGCAGGACGAGACTCCGAGACTAACAGTAAACACACAGGGCGTCAGTTCATGTTTTCTACTCAAAGACAGTCAACAGCCAAGACAAGTTATTCACTATAATACCATCAATTATATGACTTGGGTTTGCTTAAATAGGttatagaaaattaaataatagcCGTTCATAGAGACACACATTCTCCCGAACTTTCCAGCTAGCTAAACtggcagctgtcagtcagctaAAAAGACATATATACCTCACTGAGTCTTCTGTTATGGATAATAACAAGCAAAGTGGCGAACATTTAGAGCACAAGCTGATTAATATTTCAACAACGCGTGGCTAACATCAGATATAACGTTACTGTCACGGTTGTCACGTCCGCAACTCCTTAGCTTCCCCGTTAGCATGAGCTAGCCTAGCATGAAGCAAACCTTATGAATGAATGGCAACGTCTGGCACAGAAATATCTTTGACCGACATTCATATAGCAAATCGATGCggtcattttaaatgcaaagacGGTTACCTGTATGGCGACAACATTCAAAAGATGAGTGTCTGCATGTTTTACTCCTGAACTTCACCGTCCAGCCGCCGACAAATCATGTCAAACGTGACTGGGACCAGAGGACCAGGAGGAAGGTCAAACAGCGACGACACATCCGGTGGGTGGGCCAAATGAGATGTCCATGTTGAACACTAGAGGGCAGCAGGTCACTGAGCAAAATGCAACACAGCATGCATTTGGTATTATTAAAGTCTATAAAGATTTGATACCTGAAGAGTGGCTTATAATCggaaataaaggtaaaaaggtaatgagcatcAAAAGGAGAAATTACCAAAAGTTTgcaggaaattaataaaaacgtaccggaaaactacctgaaaattagaaaacaaaaattaaccacatttatttattctttttatttatttatttatttatagatttattttaatataaaaaaattactaaatctactgatttcttgcattgtgtggaacatttcttaccaagttgctctgtttttggaagaaatcacaccaatttgctcagggttcaaaggtttaaatacctgtgaaaggcatctgaaaacagcacatgaaaagtaATGTTGccttaggtttcaaaggtttaacatGTAATGCTCAATGGGTTTAATTCCATGGATCTAAAAtcattgtttgtcattttgtagtCCCAATCCAGGTTAAGAGCTTCTATAATAATCTGCAGTAGAGTACATATAGGGAATAGCCTATAGGCTAAGGCAGAAAATCAGTGTGGGTGTCAAGAAGCAGCAATACAAAACCTATAAATTCATCTTTGCTGCGAAATGAATCACACCGCGTAGGCCACGTTTGTCTGGTTGTTCATTAAAAGCTTTATTGGATGTCATTGACCCACTGgttctctgttgttgttgttgttaaaaatcaaatctgaaTGTTTATGTGTAGGACTTTGATTCAGATCAGTCTATAAGTGCATTGCCTCTGTTTTACGTCTGTGTAGACTTTCTCCCCATCTATATATAGATTTTCCAGCTTTCAGGTTCAAGGAGTTCAAGTTTATCTTTCCTGTTTTACCTCAAGTACAGAGAAAACATATACTGCAATGCAGATTACTATCCCCAAAGGTTTTGAGTAATATAAATATGGTGACAGCCTTCAATATGTTCTGTAATATGCCACTATTTTCAGTTCTGCACCCAGACAAGATCTGACAGACCTTCCTCCTTCCTTGCTTCAAGCCAAGGTCTGTTTATTTCtaacacaaaacataatttctccTGGTGGTCAAATGAACTGCGGGAGTTATGTGTGCAGTGGGGGCTCAGTATGTGCGCCCAGAGGCTGTGTGGTTGATTAATATACCCATGTTCATTATTTAAAGACCACCAACAAAGGACACTTTAGCAGCTGAACGCTGAACTACATGTTTTGTCATCTTCTGAATCccctttttttaacccttttaaacctaagcaaattggcttaatttcttttaaaaacatgtaaataaggcaatgagcaacttaaaaaaactacccaaaaattaataaaaaagacagacatttaaaaaagtaaaaaaaattaccataatCTactggaaaaaaggaaaaacaaggtATTAACTGGAAGAAAGTgcttattaataataataaaaaataataattctgtaatataattttttatgtgtaggtatgatatttataaatgacataaatggacattttcccccagcTTTAAAAATGCGTGTGATTCTTGCCAACgtacttttgcctttttttttttcaaaagaaatcaaaccacttttgTTTGGGTTAAAAGGTTgaagtacttgtgaaaggcatctgaacgcagcacaaaaaaatttatgtccatccaggtttcagatTAACACACTCTCAAAGAAGCAACCCCACATCATATGATGAGCATTTCAAGAAGTCTTGTGCACAGTTCAGTGGTTTTCCAATCCTATTCAATTGGATACAGAGTCCTGCTGGCCCATCTAATCGGGAACAGCTGGTTGCCAGGTGAACACAATTAACTTCTTGGTTGGACAGAAAATAGACTCCTCTGGATTCCTTGGACGATGATTGAATGCTACTCTGCAAGAAGACTGGAATTAATCCCAAACTCAGCATTTGGATTAATTAAGTGAAAGTcatccaaaaatattttgagcagccaacaaacagaaaaataagtgTAAAAAGTTTGTTCAAACAGTCACAATAATCACCTTCCTCCCCTCAGTAAGTAAGAACACATTAATAGCCTTGGGCAATGTATGCAATGGAATGCATAATTAATTGGACATTACTTACGAACAAGAGGTCTGCATTTACAGGAGACACATTATACATTGTAACAAGTTAATTAACACCCTAGTAAACATCTTAAACACGTATTTGAATAGGTTCAACAATGTATTTTCACTAGGACCATtcacaaaggaaagaaaagccTTACATAAAGCAATTTGCATGCAAAGCTTCGAGCCTTCTCCAGTGACATAGATACTCAAGATCAGGCCATTCAAGTCAAAAGGCAACCACAAGCACCACAAACCGAATGTGCGTTCACCATTTTCAGTCACATCCTGCaggctttatttaaaataatatgttaatattatACAGCGGTCGGAGGGTGTCCACCATTACGGCCATTCAGAGTCAGCCTTCTAATGGAGCGTGTCCTGAACGAGCCCTCGGGATGGAAAGAATCTGGCTTATCCTCGCATCGAAAGACCATGAGGAAGCCATTCCTGTAGTTTTTATTCATCCACCCATACAGGACTGGGTTGGTAAAAGTCGAACACATAGCTATGATATGGAACACTGTATATATTAGTTTGTACTCCTTAAACCTGAGCACCAGGTCCAGATCACTGGCCAGTTGAAACACATGAAACGGCAGCCAGCAGATAgcaaacaccaccaccaccagcgcCAACATCTTGGTGGTCTTTTTGCGGCGGTTGATGCTGTCGTTGCGGCTTGACGGGCTGATGTGATTCTTGAGTTTGACCCAGATGCAGATGTAAGCATAGCTGATGATGGCTAAAGGAAGAATGTACTGTAGGAGCAGCATTGAGAGACTGTAGATGACTCCGTCCCTGCCAGTTCCGTGGGGCCACTTCTCAGAGCATACAGCGATACGCAGGTTAATGGATGGGATCTCCTCATGGCGGTACTCTCTGAAGATGGCGAGTGGTGCTGCCAGGACAGCAGACATAGTCCAGGTGAATGCCATGATGAGGAAGCTGAAGTGCCACGTGAGGCGCCGGCCAAGGTGGAAGACGATGCAGCGGTAGCGCTCCAGAGCGATGACAGTCAGGGTCAAGATGGATACATGCACGCTCAGGGCCTGGGCAAACGGCACCATGTGGCACAACACAGCCCCAAACTTCCACTCATCTAGCAGAGTGTAAACAAGAGTGAAGGGCAAGCAGAGGGTGTCCACCAGGAGGTCTGCCAGGGCCAGGTTTGCTATGAAGAAGTTGGTGACTGTTCGCATGTTTTTGTAGCGAGTAATCATGTATATGACAAGAGCGTTCCCCAGAAGCCCCAGCAGAATGATGAGGGAATAAGCTGTGATCAGGGTGATCTGGACTCCAAGGTGTTTAGTGATGTCAGTGTGGAAACCAGGTGGGTGTAAACCCAGGCTGTCATTAAATAGAAACCAGGGATCGGTTTCAGCAGCCTCCCCTTCGCTTGTGGTGTTGGATGTGTCTGGTGGACTCATTTTATCGGTAGATACCAGATTGAGGTTGTGCCGACACctgaggagagaaaacacataaaaagaaaacatcttcTGACACAAGCCAGGCAGAATAGTATTCCCAACAAgctatgaaaagaaaatgacaaaggtAGTAGCTGTGAAAAATACTTCAGCTTAAGGTGTTTAGTCATTtatttccctcttttctcttcaaTTTAGACTCCCCAGCATGAATGATCTGCATTTCTTGTCACTGCCAACGACACTATCGGATGCACATGTTGTCACCACGGACGTCATAGTGGTTGGAAATACGGGACTGATTACTCGGGTCCAAAATGGGGTGGGTGTGGGTGGAGGGACTATAAAAAGCATGCAATGAAAAGTTTGGTTGTTTTCAGTTCTTTATTTCTAAGTACTTTGTGCCATAACTACCAATTAAAATTGTCTGAATAAATTAGTTAGAAGACTGAACTTTGTGTAACAGAAATAGTGGAAGCTCTCTGAGCCCCCTCTCACCCTGTAAAGGTGCAAAATGCTTTAGTCTTCTTTTGAAATAGAttaccccagtaatgagtcctaaagcATGGAAATGAATTTGGAACAGCACCTCCTGTTTCCTCACGTCAACATCAATAGGTTTTTtgaatggttttttttctcgttatatgtctgaaataaggtctgtggtcaACACAAGcggaagagactttcacgttttgttctaaaAAAGACGGTTGCTAACATGTGGcaaaatgagactacagaacgtcatcccGCTGAACCACACTGGACATGGCTTTACTGCCTTATAGCAGGGGCGAGACGACCGTAGTGTAGTCTGCTTTAGCCTAGCGacagctttttacttctgccaattacattttggctttaaaaattctgaaagtTGCGTTAATTTGAGAAGATAATCTTGCTTAACAAAAAGTGtcagtatcataaacatttgtttatcacagagcttattttctgcaatgatccaaaatccaatggaaaaatcccataggctttttgacaaacTTTTGGgtcggcctacagaaaaaaatcatccctgGGCCGCTCTACAGGATTTGAGCACCATCGTACACGTCTTGTCCCAAGAATGGGACAATGGgattccaaaaaagaaaaagaaaaaacaaagcgaAAGAAAGCAAGCTgacttgtaaaaaaataaataaataaaaaattcaaacgGTGCATGAAAGAAACATCGATCAAGAGAGGAGGGGCGGGGAGCCCATAGAGACTGCTTATGTATAGGGTCCAGAAAATGGCGCTACTGGTCACCAGTCAGCTTCACCAGATGGGTGTACCACAAGCCTCTTTATGTATCCCCCCTATGTGCAGGTGTCTGAAACAAACAGTGTAGTTGTCTAAAGCAGTGAATGGATCCCTCTTTGGCTGTCCATCACTTCTTTTTGCTTTAATACATGACAAAGCCACCCCTGCTAAGAACTGAACCCTGGGTTTCTTTGGGGCTGGGCTAATATTTTGCCCTCCTGAATACCCCCTGGcacgctctctccctctctttgtgcTATTTCATACCCTCTGTCATTTAAACATCATGTAATTTATTTCCAAGGACTTATTTTGTCTCAGAATGAACCACAAGAGCCTTGACAAAATCCAGTCCTCTAATGAAATCTTAATAAACCAAACCGATACATAACTATTTCATTATTCTCTTAATATCACCTAGAAGGGGTAGTTTGCATTACAAAAGCTACACTGTTATTAAATCCATTTTGTATTTAACTTGAGAATAATGAAACAGTGCAATTTGGAAGATAAGAGTATTCTCTAATGCACACTGCCTAATTATTAGAACAATTTCCCAAGATTGCATTGAGGAAGTCGATGTTCTTAAAAGCTCAGGAAAAGAAATCCGCATCTCAGTAACAGATGATAATCAGCAGAAAATCATCTCTGTCTTTGTACACACTTGTTCCAAACCTTTCCCTAAAAAACAGACCATATTGCTACTTAGAGCTatttatgttgaaaatgtctttgCCGGTGGCCAGGGTAGTAGCCAAATAGcctgtttgtttagttttagcttttctcagagacacaaacacctgTGCTATTATAAAGGCTAAAGGAAAATGAGGAAGGAAGAAATATGATCCAGAGGAGTCAGGCAGTTCAACGCTACATCATTAGAGCTGCCGACTGCTCTCATGCACAGTCTGCATCTCATAAAGGGAATATTGTGTGGTGTGTCTAATTTTATGACAGAAAGATCAGTGCTGGTCCATGTTACACAACTATATGTTGGTAAGAAAAATATTCCCTCTTTTCAGGACTTTTTGAAGTTCATTATCTTGTCATTTCTGTCAATTTACCTGAGAGAGGCTGAGAGCTGCCGCTGAATACAGGGAGGACATTTTGTCATGGCATGTATAAAAACTACTCTCAATGTCTGACTGTGAAATCTCGACATCCTTATTAGGCAGATGGATGATAATTACATTAAGTGACATTAGACTCAGACACAGGCTTTTAACAGATTCACAGTACTCATTT
Proteins encoded in this window:
- the prelid1a gene encoding PRELI domain containing 1a, which encodes MVKYFCCAGLLKSTWDQVCVAFWQRYPNPYSNHVLTEDIIFREVTPTNCLISRRLLTKTSRAPRWMERYLPKHMASSAYIIEDSIVDPQKRTMTTLTWNISHARLMSVEERCEYHINPDNGSWTEIKREAWISSNVYGLSRAIQEFGLARFKTSVTKTMKGFEYVLAKMQGETPSRTLAETATERARETALAAKEKAKDLASQAQKKQYV
- the npy7r gene encoding neuropeptide Y receptor Y7 encodes the protein MSPPDTSNTTSEGEAAETDPWFLFNDSLGLHPPGFHTDITKHLGVQITLITAYSLIILLGLLGNALVIYMITRYKNMRTVTNFFIANLALADLLVDTLCLPFTLVYTLLDEWKFGAVLCHMVPFAQALSVHVSILTLTVIALERYRCIVFHLGRRLTWHFSFLIMAFTWTMSAVLAAPLAIFREYRHEEIPSINLRIAVCSEKWPHGTGRDGVIYSLSMLLLQYILPLAIISYAYICIWVKLKNHISPSSRNDSINRRKKTTKMLALVVVVFAICWLPFHVFQLASDLDLVLRFKEYKLIYTVFHIIAMCSTFTNPVLYGWMNKNYRNGFLMVFRCEDKPDSFHPEGSFRTRSIRRLTLNGRNGGHPPTAV